One stretch of Chelonia mydas isolate rCheMyd1 chromosome 21, rCheMyd1.pri.v2, whole genome shotgun sequence DNA includes these proteins:
- the LAD1 gene encoding ladinin-1, producing the protein MSLNRKNWSALSSLARQRTLEDEEEQARERRRRDRNLSSTTDTEDEALCPVQDTNKQAVERLPRLKEAEPPAAATAEEEMAERKLMAVLSPQEIRRQRWQVESSGNLRKQKEQPENCRELDVGAGHLEAAPCQESALGGKALAGEQHQGVAQEPTGPKAEQCPESAPERKVLVGEWHQGSAQDEKDLIADEPPQEPEVTGGQPRESAQEQKDRSHLEVKVSSRGGSRIEQKPDSPVTRPSSQQDTARNPPQAQKAAGSPSTHDRPGGSSAASPTQVTYSSSFKRISPRTISFRVIQRKDKEENAFTRSASVRLPASSIRIEEKLEKYTSAVQRSEVKSPVSMPRSFLLSSEGVASKRSIFEASAPDKADLAPVRKENLKLPGTVTSRINLWISRTQEPSKDGRVKDAGRTDRATKRNLWAKQPDDDSSDTRL; encoded by the exons ATGTCTTTGAACAGGAAGAACTGGTCTGCGCTCTCCAG CCTGGCCAGGCAGAGGACTCTTGAGGATGAGGAGGAACAAGCGAGAGAGCGTCGGCGGAGAGACCGCAACCTGAGCTCCACCACTGACACGGAGGATGAAGCCCTTTGCCCTGTGCAGGATACCAACAAGCAGGCAGTGGAGAG GCTACCGCGGCTCAAGGAAGCCGAGCCGCCAGCGGCAGCCACAGCCGAAGAGGAGATGGCCGAGCGGAAGCTCATGGCGGTGCTGAGTCCGCAAGAGATCAGGAGGCAGAGGTGGCAGGTGGAGAGCTCAGGAAAcctcagaaagcagaaggagcAGCCAGAGAACTGCAGGGAGCTAGACGTGGGAGCAGGCCACCTGGAGGCAGCCCCGTGTCAGGAGTCAGCTCTGGGCGGGAAAGCCCTGGCAGGGGAACAGCACCAGGGGGTGGCCCAGGAGCCAACGGGCCCGAAGGCAGAACAATGTCCAGAGTCGGCTCCGGAGCGGAAGGTCCTGGTAGGAGAATGGCATCAGGGCTCGGCTCAGGATGAGAAGGACCTGATAGCTGACGAGCCCCCGCAGGAGCCAGAGGTGACGGGAGGCCAGCCCCGGGAATCGGCTCAGGAGCAGAAAGACCGTAGTCACCTGGAGGTGAAAGTCTCCTCAAGGGGAGGAAGCCGCATAGAACAGAAACCAGACTCCCCCGTTACTCGCCCCTCCAGCCAGCAG GATACAGCAAGGAATCCCCCCCAGGCTCAGAAAGCAGCAGGGTCGCCCTCCACCCACGACAGACCCGGAGGCTCCTCGGCTGCTTCCCCCACTCAGGTCACCTACAGCAGCTCGTTCAAACGCATCAGCCCGAGGACGATCTCCTTCCGG GTGATCCAAAGAAAAGACaaggaagaaaatgcatttaCCAGAAG tgccagTGTGAGACTCCCAGCCAGTAGCATCAGGATcgaggagaaactggagaaatacACCTCAGCTGTGCAG CGATCCGAGGTGAAGTCGCCTGTGTCCATGCCAAGAAGTTTCCTCCTGTCCTCGGAGGGTGTGGCCAGCAAGCGCAGCATCTTCGAGGCCAGTGCCCCCGATAAAGCTGATCTGGCCCCTGTCAGAAAG GAGAATTTGAAGCTCCCTGGCACAGTGACGTCTCGCATCAACCTGTGGATAAGCAGGACGCAGGAGCCCAGCAAGGACGGAAGAGTCAAG gacgCTGGGAGAACCGACCGCGCAACAAAGCGCAATCTCTGGGCCAAGCAGCCCGACGACGACTCCAGTGACACCAGG CTGTAA
- the TNNT2 gene encoding troponin T, cardiac muscle isoform X7 translates to MSDIEEIIEEYEEEQEEEYIEEEEEWLEEEDDHKEHAEQLEEAEETPAEEHKDEAKEKEGGEGEHEQESGEGESKPKPNSTLSSVARLFMPNLVPPKIPDGEKVDFDDIHRKRMEKDLNELQGLIDAHFENRKKEEEELISLKDRIEHRRAERAEQQRIRSEREKERQARMAEERARREEEEARKKAEEDARKKKAFSNMLHFGGYLQKTEKKSGKKQTEREKKKKILSERRKPLNIDHLNEDKLRDKAKELWQSIHDLEAEKFELQEKFKRQKYEIVTLTARCDELSK, encoded by the exons ATGTCGGACATCGAAGAAATCATCGAAGAATATGAAGA GGAACAGGAAG AGGAGTATATTGAAGAAG AAGAAGAATGGCTAGAGGAGGAAGATG ACCACAAAGAGCACGCAGAACAACTAGAAGAGGCTGAGGAAACCCCAGCAGAAG aACACAAAGATGAAGCTAAAGAAAAAGAAG GTGGTGAGGGGGAGCACGAGCAGGAGTCTGGGGAAG GGgagtcaaagccaaagcccaa TTCCACCCTTTCGAGTGTCGCCAG GCTCTTCATGCCAAACTTGGTGCCTCCCAAGATCCCGGATGGGGAGAAAGTGGACTTTGAT GACATTCACCGCAAGCGCATGGAGAAGGATCTGAACGAGTTGCAGGGCCTGATCGATGCCCATTTCGAGAacaggaagaaagaggaagaggagctgATCTCACTCAAGGACCGAATA GAGCATCGGCGAGCGGAGCGGGCGGAGCAGCAGCGGATCCGCAGCGAGCGGGAGAAGGAGCGCCAGGCCCGCATGGCT GAAGAGAGAGCCcgcagagaggaagaggaggccaGGAAGAAGGCGGAAGAGGATGCCAGGAAGAAGAAGGCTTTCTCCAACATGCTGCATTTTGGGGGCTACCTGCAGAAG ACAGAGAAGAAAAGTGGGAAGAAACAAACGGAGcgggagaagaagaagaagatcctCAGCGAGCGGCGGAAGCCTCTGAATATCGACCACCTGAACGAAGACAAGTTGAG GGACAAGGCCAAGGAGCTGTGGCAGAGCATCCACGACCTGGAGGCTGAGAAATTCGAGCTGCAGGAAAAGTTCAAGCGGCAGAAATACGAG ATTGTCACGCTCACTGCTCGCTGCGATGAGCTAAGCAAGTA
- the TNNT2 gene encoding troponin T, cardiac muscle isoform X4, with protein MSDIEEIIEEYEEEQEEEYIEEEEEWLEEEDDHKEHAEQLEEAEETPAEEHKDEAKEKEGGEGEHEQESGEGESKPKPNSTLSSVARLFMPNLVPPKIPDGEKVDFDDIHRKRMEKDLNELQGLIDAHFENRKKEEEELISLKDRIEHRRAERAEQQRIRSEREKERQARMAEERARREEEEARKKAEEDARKKKAFSNMLHFGGYLQKTEKKSGKKQTEREKKKKILSERRKPLNIDHLNEDKLRDKAKELWQSIHDLEAEKFELQEKFKRQKYEIVTLTARCDELSKYSKAARGKTVVGGRWK; from the exons ATGTCGGACATCGAAGAAATCATCGAAGAATATGAAGA GGAACAGGAAG AGGAGTATATTGAAGAAG AAGAAGAATGGCTAGAGGAGGAAGATG ACCACAAAGAGCACGCAGAACAACTAGAAGAGGCTGAGGAAACCCCAGCAGAAG aACACAAAGATGAAGCTAAAGAAAAAGAAG GTGGTGAGGGGGAGCACGAGCAGGAGTCTGGGGAAG GGgagtcaaagccaaagcccaa TTCCACCCTTTCGAGTGTCGCCAG GCTCTTCATGCCAAACTTGGTGCCTCCCAAGATCCCGGATGGGGAGAAAGTGGACTTTGAT GACATTCACCGCAAGCGCATGGAGAAGGATCTGAACGAGTTGCAGGGCCTGATCGATGCCCATTTCGAGAacaggaagaaagaggaagaggagctgATCTCACTCAAGGACCGAATA GAGCATCGGCGAGCGGAGCGGGCGGAGCAGCAGCGGATCCGCAGCGAGCGGGAGAAGGAGCGCCAGGCCCGCATGGCT GAAGAGAGAGCCcgcagagaggaagaggaggccaGGAAGAAGGCGGAAGAGGATGCCAGGAAGAAGAAGGCTTTCTCCAACATGCTGCATTTTGGGGGCTACCTGCAGAAG ACAGAGAAGAAAAGTGGGAAGAAACAAACGGAGcgggagaagaagaagaagatcctCAGCGAGCGGCGGAAGCCTCTGAATATCGACCACCTGAACGAAGACAAGTTGAG GGACAAGGCCAAGGAGCTGTGGCAGAGCATCCACGACCTGGAGGCTGAGAAATTCGAGCTGCAGGAAAAGTTCAAGCGGCAGAAATACGAG ATTGTCACGCTCACTGCTCGCTGCGATGAGCTAAGCAAGTA
- the TNNT2 gene encoding troponin T, cardiac muscle isoform X3: MSDIEEIIEEYEEEQEEEYIEEEEEWLEEEDDHKEHAEQLEEAEETPAEEHKDEAKEKEGGEGEHEQESGEGESKPKPNSTLSSVARLFMPNLVPPKIPDGEKVDFDDIHRKRMEKDLNELQGLIDAHFENRKKEEEELISLKDRIEHRRAERAEQQRIRSEREKERQARMAEERARREEEEARKKAEEDARKKKAFSNMLHFGGYLQKTEKKSGKKQTEREKKKKILSERRKPLNIDHLNEDKLRDKAKELWQSIHDLEAEKFELQEKFKRQKYEINVLRNRISDHQKVSKAARGKTVVGGRWK; encoded by the exons ATGTCGGACATCGAAGAAATCATCGAAGAATATGAAGA GGAACAGGAAG AGGAGTATATTGAAGAAG AAGAAGAATGGCTAGAGGAGGAAGATG ACCACAAAGAGCACGCAGAACAACTAGAAGAGGCTGAGGAAACCCCAGCAGAAG aACACAAAGATGAAGCTAAAGAAAAAGAAG GTGGTGAGGGGGAGCACGAGCAGGAGTCTGGGGAAG GGgagtcaaagccaaagcccaa TTCCACCCTTTCGAGTGTCGCCAG GCTCTTCATGCCAAACTTGGTGCCTCCCAAGATCCCGGATGGGGAGAAAGTGGACTTTGAT GACATTCACCGCAAGCGCATGGAGAAGGATCTGAACGAGTTGCAGGGCCTGATCGATGCCCATTTCGAGAacaggaagaaagaggaagaggagctgATCTCACTCAAGGACCGAATA GAGCATCGGCGAGCGGAGCGGGCGGAGCAGCAGCGGATCCGCAGCGAGCGGGAGAAGGAGCGCCAGGCCCGCATGGCT GAAGAGAGAGCCcgcagagaggaagaggaggccaGGAAGAAGGCGGAAGAGGATGCCAGGAAGAAGAAGGCTTTCTCCAACATGCTGCATTTTGGGGGCTACCTGCAGAAG ACAGAGAAGAAAAGTGGGAAGAAACAAACGGAGcgggagaagaagaagaagatcctCAGCGAGCGGCGGAAGCCTCTGAATATCGACCACCTGAACGAAGACAAGTTGAG GGACAAGGCCAAGGAGCTGTGGCAGAGCATCCACGACCTGGAGGCTGAGAAATTCGAGCTGCAGGAAAAGTTCAAGCGGCAGAAATACGAG